The Platichthys flesus chromosome 18, fPlaFle2.1, whole genome shotgun sequence genome includes a window with the following:
- the tcte1 gene encoding dynein regulatory complex subunit 5 gives MSKSLQEPPGSGPKVPDDCRRLRRIIAEDPLWSLALVPSLSHLCLKSFVRDFEGLTVYEQLSNTEREFIQERLPPSLPLSVTANVIEDGVYWKHCCKQQWDLCDVSRYGDSWKRMFFERRLEGVIELFIPGVTEPKKILEMVPLCENYVKRLDISQLLTPIREPKKVEEEEEEDNILGLEIDDEYDGPQMNHFDFSILLEKLTCLEELHVVYRVKQCGLNYEGRMFEMNYKDCVSLAKALKSCKTLKLLRLHQSNIDDTKVQMLVKQLLGHQSLRELDFSHNVIGDVGAGAVAKLLTKSKLEVLNMCDNEITDPGAKAIAQALSKNSTLVSLNLRLNRLGDEGGRAIAEALMNNITLRHLHLGANEVTGPTAIALAKVIAQNNTLKSINLSCNNLGEDGGKALEEAMSHNTSVTECDIRLSEVDEQIVSSINQVVWTNQGLGQKG, from the exons ATGTCCAAATCCCTTCAGGAGCCTCCAGGGTCCGGCCCCAAAGTCCCCGATGACTGCAGAAGGCTGAGAAGGATCATTGCTGAAGATCCTCTCTGGTCCCTGGCTCTGGTGCCCAGTCTATCACACCTCTGCCTGAAAAGCTTCGTGAGAGACTTTGAGG GGCTGACTGTATATGAACAACTTTCAAACACCGAGAGAGAATTCATCCAGGAGAGGCTGCCTCCTTCCCTGCCCCTGAGCGTGACAGCCAATGTGATCGAGGATGGCGTCTACTGGAAGCACTGCTGCAAGCAGCAGTGGGATCTTTGTGATGTCTCACGTTATGGCGACAGCTGGAAACGAATGTTCTTTGAGAGGCGCCTGGAGGGCGTGATTGAGCTTTTCATTCCAGGTGTAACAGAGCCAAAGAAGATCCTGGAGATGGTCCCGCTCTGTGAGAACTACGTCAAGAGGCTGGATATCTCCCAGCTGCTGACGCCCATCAGGGAGCccaagaaggtggaggaggaggaggaggaggacaataTCCTGGGTTTGGAAATTGATGATGAATATGATGGACCCCAGATGAACCACTTCGACTTCAGCATCTTGCTTGAGAAGCTGACCTGCCTGGAAGAGCTCCACGTGGTATACAGAGTCAAACAATGTGGTCTGAACTATGAAGGGAGGATGTTTGAGATGAACTACAAAGACTGTGTGTCCCTCGCCAAGGCCCTTAAGTCCTGCAAAACTTTGAAG cttctgcggCTCCATCAAAGCAACATTGATGACACGAAGGTCCAGATGCTGGTGAAACAACTCCTGGGCCACCAGTCTCTGAGGGAGCTCGACTTTTCTCACAACGTGATCGGAGACGTCGGCGCCGGAGCTGTCGCCAAGCTGCTCACCAAGAGCAAACTGGAGGTCCTGAACATGTGTGACAATGAGATCACAGACCCGGGGGCCAAAGCTATAGCTCAGGCCTTGTCTAAGAATTCCACTCTCGTGTCACTTAACCTGCGTCTCAACCGCCTGGGAGACGAGGGAGGTCGAGCCATAGCCGAGGCCTTGATGAACAACATCACCTTGCGTCACCTGCACCTGGGAGCCAATGAGGTGACGGGCCCCACCGCCATCGCTCTGGCTAAAGTGATAGCTCAGAATAACACGCTGAAGAGCATCAATCTCTCCTGCAACAACCTTGGCGAG GATGGAGGTAAAGCTCTTGAGGAGGCGATGTCTCACAACACCAGCGTGACGGAGTGTGACATCCGCCTGTCCGAGGTCGACGAGCAGATCGTGTCCTCTATCAACCAGGTGGTTTGGACCAATCAGGGTTTAGGACAAAAAGGATAG
- the tmem151ba gene encoding transmembrane protein 151B encodes MSPESAATAGESSPAAAGTVPEEEPDSHREEQRAQKQSLSKSLCQETHWKCLLLSLLMYGCVGVMAWCQVTQVTRLSFDSAYKGKSMMYHDSPCSNGYIYIPLAFLVMLYVVYLVECWHCHTRNELQYKVDVDNVTERVQRMQQATPCIWWKAISYHYIRRTRQVTRYRNGDAYTTTQVYHERVNTHVAEAEFDYGNCGVKDISKNLLDLDSFPITRLRFTKCFSFASVESENSYLTQRARFFTENEGLDDYMEAREGMHLKNVDFKEYMIAFSDPSHLPWYTANSTFWVAAAFTLSWPLRVLTEFRTACAHYHVEKLFGFDFVPTTPSEERPYCPHIPRVNTIDSTELEWHIRSNQQLVPSYSEAVLMDLSQLSGSCNSYSVCGGYGGYRQNCERCHRTISSSSIFSRSALSICNTGSPRIPFSASRFSLSRLYGSRRSCLWRSSGSLNEQSCPTESTRCLSGQQTSEENPPAYQDAMFFPVLIVHRNEGCLNHDHHSLHRNGSCVETSL; translated from the exons ATGTCCCCTGAGTCGGCTGCAACGGCCGGTGAGAGCAGCCCCGCCGCCGCCGGCACCGTCCccgaagaggagccggacagcCACCGAGAGGAG CAACGGGCCCAGAAACAGTCCCTGTCGAAGTCCCTGTGTCAGGAGACCCACTGGAAATGCCTGCTTCTCTCACTGCTTATGTACGGCTGCGTCGGGGTGATGGCCTGGTGCCAGGTGACCCAGGTCACGCGCCTCTCCTTCGACAGCGCCTACAAGGGAAAGTCTATGATGTATCACGACAGTCCCTGCTCCAACGGCTACATCTACATCCCCCTGGCCTTCTTGGTCATGCTCTACGTGGTCTACCTGGTGGAGTGCTGGCACTGCCACACCAGGAATGAGCTGCAGTACAAGGTAGATGTGGACAACGTGACCGAGCGCGTCCAGCGGATGCAGCAAGCTACGCCCTGCATCTGGTGGAAGGCCATCAGCTATCACTATATCAGGAGAACACGACAGGTGACGCGCTACCGTAACGGAGACGCCTACACCACCACACAGGTGTACCACGAGCGGGTCAACACCCACGTGGCCGAGGCGGAGTTTGACTACGGGAACTGCGGAGTTAAGGACATCTCGAAGAACCTGCTGGACCTGGACAGCTTCCCCATCACCAGGCTGAGGTTCACAAAGTGCTTTAGCTTCGCCAGCGTGGAGTCAGAGAACTCCTATCTGACCCAGCGCGCCAGGTTCTTCACAGAGAACGAGGGTCTGGACGACTACATGGAGGCCCGTGAGGGAATGCATCTGAAGAATGTAGACTTTAAAGAGTATATGATTGCCTTTTCTGACCCCAGTCACCTGCCCTGGTACACAGCTAACTCCACGTTTTGGGTGGCAGCTGCTTTCACCCTCTCCTGGCCTCTGCGGGTGCTGACGGAGTTCCGCACTGCCTGTGCACACTACCATGTGGAGAAGCTGTTCGGCTTTGACTTTGTGCCAACGACACCCTCTGAGGAGCGGCCATATTGCCCACACATCCCACGAGTCAACACAATCGACAGCACAGAACTGGAGTGGCACATCCGCTCCAACCAGCAGCTGGTGCCCAGCTACTCGGAAGCCGTTCTCATGGACCTGTCCCAGCTCTCGGGGAGCTGCAACAGCTACTCCGTCTGTGGAGGCTACGGCGGCTACAGGCAGAACTGTGAACGCTGCCACCGCAccatcagcagctcctccatcttctctcgcAGCGCCCTCAGCATTTGCAACACGGGGAGCCCCCGCATCCCCTTCAGTGCCAGCCGCTTCTCACTGAGCCGCCTGTACGGCTCCAGGCGGAGCTGCCTGTGGAGGAGTAGTGGGAGCCTGAATGAGCAGTCGTGCCCCACAGAGAGCACCCGCTGTCTGTCAGGTCAGCAGACCAGCGAGGAGAACCCTCCAGCCTATCAGGATGCTATGTTCTTCCCAGTGCTCATTGTGCATCGTAACGAAGGCTGCCTCAACCATGACCACCACTCCCTGCACAGGAACGGCTCCTGTGTAGAGACTTCGCTATGA
- the nfkbie gene encoding NF-kappa-B inhibitor epsilon → MASDDCSKDLYAGENRTDSGIDSYRSIVKSEEPREPGADLGGPREKFSAGEERLDSAYGSSSITGESLSELVRTCSLSSGREEPTLSSKLCEQEENFLTTITEEGDTFLHLAIIHEDEFITQHLIELFPKEVLDIQNNLYQSPMHLANYLNLTDVVKQLVEKGASLELQDQDGNTALHVACQHGQTECANEMTRDVSPSKLAPVLEMQNWRGLACLHLAALNRHHQIMNLLMSKGADLNIQEGTSGKTALHLAVELNDIRSVRLLLSMGANVDAAMFNGCTPLHLAVGRQDAPIANLLCQSGADTMLRNMEDETALDLADGNDDILALFPFDDIQISGRSVVVVKF, encoded by the exons ATGGCGAGCGACGACTGCAGTAAAGACTTGTACGCCGGAGAGAACCGCACAGACTCGGGCATCGACTCGTACCGCTCCATCGTGAAGTCGGAGGAGCCGCGGGAGCCCGGCGCGGACCTCGGCGGGCCGCGGGAGAAGTTCTCCGCCGGGGAGGAGCGGCTGGACTCAGCCTACGGCTCCTCGTCCATCACCGGGGAGAGTCTGTCGGAGCTGGTGCGGACCTGCTCGCTCTCCAGCGGCCGGGAGGAGCCGACACTCAGCTCTAAACTGTGCGAGCAGGAGGAGAACTTTCTCACGACTATAACCGAGGAGGGAGACAC ATTCCTGCACTTAGCAATCATCCATGAGGACGAGTTCATCACTCAGCACTTGATAGAGCTTTTCCCAAAAGAAGTCCTGGACATCCAAAATAATTTATACCAG AGCCCTATGCACCTGGCCAACTATCTGAACCTGACGGATGTGGTGAAGCAGCTGGTGGAGAAAGGGGCCAGCCTGGAGCTGCAGGACCAGGACGGGAACACGGCGCTCCACGTGGCCTGCCAGCACGGACAGACGGAGTGTGCCAACGAGATGACCAGAGACGTCTCCCCGAGCAAGCTGGCCCCGGTCCTCGAGATGCAGAACTGGAGAG GTCTTGCCTGTCTTCACTTGGCTGCACTGAACAGGCATCATCAGATTATGAATCTCCTGATGAGTAAGGGAGCTGACCTGAATATACAG GAAGGAACCAGTGGGAAAACGGCTCTTCACCTCGCGGTCGAGCTGAACGACATCAGGTCAGTGAGGCTATTGCTCAGCATGGGAGCCAACGTGGACGCCGCCATGTTTAACGGCTGCACGCCCCTGCATCTGGCGGTGGGGAGGCAGGACGCCCCCATCGCCAACCTGCTCTGCCAGTCCGGCGCTGACACAATGCTTCGAAACATGGAGGACGAGACGGCGCTGGATCTGGCTGACGGCAATGATGAT ATTCTGGCTCTATTTCCCTTCGACGACATCCAGATCTCTGGGCGGTCGGTGGTCGTTGTGAAGTTCTGA